In one Methylobacterium sp. SyP6R genomic region, the following are encoded:
- a CDS encoding Y4yA family PLP-dependent enzyme, producing MTQAGAPALPPLLDPRIARVIRTMPDRLHALVARYGSPLNIVWPHAVADNVARMREVLADEGVASEIFYGAKVNKSRALVRAAVAAGTGIDVSSLAECEDALREGADPARLCATGPAKTIPFLRRLVATGALVAVDSLEELDDLGGCTPEGGRARVLLRYRPDSAANSRFGMGRAAMREAMRRLAREGAPFAFEGFHLHLSGYDIPSRVAAMAEVADLVDEAVALRLPVRLIDIGGGLPVRYVDPDTYAQALARQGPEHYQTGRVPAEFYPYGSPLTAPEWIAGFLRAPCRGGTVAGYLRSVGVRLAIEPGRSLVDQAAISLFRVTRTKPLGEGRGVVFVEGSSFSACETWFASEFLVDPILLPAEGRQETGPGMRAFIAGHSCLDGDVITHRLLEFGTMPRPGDLLLYANTAGYQMDLLENEFHRHPMPARLVATPCSDAEFAFARD from the coding sequence ATGACTCAGGCCGGGGCACCGGCCTTGCCGCCGCTTCTCGATCCGCGGATCGCCCGGGTGATCCGGACGATGCCGGACCGGCTGCACGCCCTGGTCGCCCGGTACGGCTCGCCGCTCAACATCGTCTGGCCGCATGCCGTTGCCGACAACGTCGCGCGGATGCGGGAGGTTCTTGCCGACGAGGGCGTCGCGTCCGAGATCTTCTACGGCGCCAAGGTGAACAAGTCGCGGGCGCTGGTGCGCGCCGCCGTGGCGGCGGGGACCGGCATCGATGTCTCGAGCCTCGCCGAATGCGAGGATGCGCTGCGGGAAGGCGCCGACCCGGCGCGCCTTTGCGCGACCGGCCCGGCGAAGACGATCCCCTTCCTGCGTCGGCTCGTCGCGACGGGCGCCCTCGTCGCGGTGGATTCTCTCGAAGAACTCGACGACCTCGGGGGTTGCACGCCGGAGGGCGGGCGGGCGCGGGTGCTCCTGCGCTACCGGCCCGATTCGGCGGCGAACTCGCGGTTCGGCATGGGCCGCGCGGCGATGCGCGAGGCGATGCGCCGGCTTGCCCGGGAGGGCGCTCCCTTCGCCTTCGAGGGGTTCCACCTGCACCTCTCCGGCTACGACATCCCGAGCCGCGTCGCCGCGATGGCCGAGGTCGCCGACCTCGTCGACGAGGCCGTGGCCTTGCGGCTTCCGGTCCGGCTGATCGACATCGGCGGCGGCCTGCCGGTCCGCTACGTCGATCCCGACACCTACGCGCAGGCGCTGGCCCGCCAGGGGCCCGAGCATTACCAGACCGGCCGGGTTCCGGCGGAGTTCTACCCCTATGGCAGCCCGCTCACCGCGCCCGAGTGGATCGCCGGCTTCCTGCGGGCGCCCTGCCGCGGCGGGACGGTCGCCGGCTATCTCCGGTCGGTGGGTGTGCGGCTTGCGATCGAGCCAGGCCGCAGCCTCGTCGACCAGGCGGCGATCAGCCTGTTTCGCGTCACCCGGACGAAACCGCTCGGGGAGGGGAGGGGGGTGGTCTTCGTCGAGGGCAGCAGCTTCAGCGCCTGCGAGACCTGGTTCGCCTCCGAGTTCCTGGTCGATCCGATCCTGCTGCCCGCCGAGGGACGACAGGAGACGGGGCCCGGGATGCGCGCCTTCATCGCCGGGCATAGCTGCCTCGACGGCGACGTGATCACCCATCGCCTGCTCGAGTTCGGCACCATGCCCCGGCCGGGCGACCTGCTGCTCTACGCCAACACGGCCGGCTACCAGATGGACCTTCTGGAGAACGAGTTCCACCGGCACCCGATGCCCGCGCGGCTGGTCGCCACGCCCTGTTCCGATGCCGAGTTCGCCTTCGCTCGGGACTAG
- a CDS encoding TonB-dependent receptor has protein sequence MRGSCAAIMVAGLWLVDPGGARAEEAARGGDIPLEEITVAGTTVAGTATPRGIVPAYAGGQVAQGGRLGILGNTETKKSPFSVTSYTEKFIRDRQATTASEALALDPSVRATQTTGAPFDSFYIRGFPANEGTSGEFAFDGIYGVAPSFRVFTDYAERIEVLKGPSAAISGVAPNGGVGGVINIVPKRAGEDLTRFTLDYGSVARGGGQFDVARRYGQNREWGARVVGSLRGGDTPFDRQSETTGVGALALDYQGDRFRAWLYLLAQTDRFDAPLRPFLLRAGVPVPKAPNGRLNLTQPWEYSNIDDRGGLLRTEYDLTDQITLFGDVGGAQTEVERYFASAPTITNLRGDTTTTPQFYDLGVNRLTVDGGLRARFDTGFVRHAFVVQASRYAEDTARRLPPGNGTYLSNIYDPILARTIAPTVIDSRPRLSDSTLTGVSVADTLSVFDERILLTLGVRRQGIEAHNYVSNVGTLASSYDKSATSPLVGIVVRPWDNVSFFGNYIEGLSRGDVAPTTATNSGEILAPYVAHQVEAGVKVDAGTIGGSFSAFQITRPIGELSPQRVFAQTGEQRVSGLEFSVYGEITPQARLLGGLTLLDGVLTKTALAANVGNIPIGVPRVQLNLGAEWDLPGVPGLTLTGAVIYTGRQFVDTGNTQALPDWARLDLGLRYATVIEGRKTTFRANVLNVTGTNYWAGVASFGTFFQGAPRTYLLSMSVDL, from the coding sequence ATGCGCGGTTCTTGTGCGGCGATCATGGTCGCCGGCCTGTGGCTCGTGGATCCCGGCGGCGCCCGCGCGGAGGAGGCCGCTCGCGGGGGCGACATCCCGCTCGAGGAGATCACGGTCGCAGGAACCACAGTCGCCGGAACGGCGACGCCGCGCGGCATCGTGCCGGCCTATGCCGGCGGCCAGGTGGCGCAAGGCGGACGGCTCGGCATCCTCGGCAACACCGAGACGAAGAAGTCGCCCTTCAGCGTCACCAGCTACACCGAGAAATTCATCCGCGACCGGCAGGCCACGACCGCGTCCGAGGCGCTGGCCCTCGACCCCTCGGTGCGCGCCACCCAGACGACGGGCGCCCCGTTCGACTCGTTCTATATCCGCGGCTTCCCCGCCAACGAGGGCACCAGCGGCGAGTTCGCCTTCGACGGGATCTACGGCGTCGCCCCGAGTTTCCGGGTCTTCACCGATTATGCCGAGCGCATCGAGGTGCTGAAGGGCCCCTCGGCGGCGATCTCCGGCGTCGCCCCCAATGGCGGCGTCGGCGGCGTCATCAACATCGTGCCCAAGCGCGCCGGCGAGGACCTGACCCGCTTCACCCTGGATTACGGCTCGGTCGCCCGCGGCGGCGGCCAGTTCGACGTCGCCCGGCGCTACGGCCAGAACCGGGAATGGGGCGCGCGCGTCGTCGGCAGCCTGCGGGGCGGCGACACGCCGTTCGACCGCCAGAGCGAGACCACCGGGGTCGGGGCGCTCGCCCTCGACTACCAGGGCGACCGGTTCCGGGCCTGGCTCTACCTGCTGGCCCAGACCGACCGCTTCGACGCGCCGTTGCGCCCGTTCCTGCTCCGGGCGGGTGTCCCGGTGCCGAAGGCGCCGAACGGCCGCCTGAACCTGACCCAGCCCTGGGAATACTCGAACATCGACGACCGCGGCGGCCTCCTGCGGACGGAATACGACCTGACCGACCAGATCACCCTGTTCGGCGATGTCGGCGGCGCGCAGACCGAGGTCGAGCGCTACTTCGCCTCGGCCCCGACCATCACCAACCTGCGCGGCGACACCACCACCACCCCGCAATTCTACGATCTCGGGGTCAACCGCCTCACCGTCGACGGGGGCCTGCGGGCCAGGTTCGACACCGGCTTCGTGCGCCACGCCTTCGTGGTGCAGGCCTCCCGCTACGCCGAGGACACCGCCCGCCGGCTGCCCCCCGGCAACGGCACCTACCTGTCGAACATCTACGATCCGATCCTCGCCCGGACCATCGCCCCGACGGTGATCGATTCGCGGCCGCGCCTGTCCGACAGCACTCTGACGGGCGTGTCGGTGGCCGACACGCTCTCGGTCTTCGACGAGCGCATCCTCCTGACGCTCGGCGTGCGCCGGCAGGGGATCGAGGCGCACAACTACGTGTCGAATGTCGGCACGCTCGCCTCGTCCTACGACAAGAGCGCGACGAGCCCGCTGGTCGGTATCGTCGTGCGGCCCTGGGACAACGTCTCGTTCTTCGGCAACTACATCGAGGGCCTGAGCCGCGGCGACGTGGCGCCGACCACGGCGACCAATTCCGGCGAGATCCTGGCGCCCTACGTGGCGCATCAGGTCGAGGCCGGCGTCAAGGTGGATGCGGGCACGATCGGGGGATCGTTCAGCGCCTTCCAGATCACCCGGCCGATCGGCGAGCTCAGCCCCCAGCGCGTCTTCGCGCAGACCGGCGAGCAGCGGGTCAGCGGGCTGGAATTCAGCGTCTACGGCGAGATCACCCCGCAGGCCCGGCTCCTCGGCGGCCTGACTCTGCTCGACGGGGTGCTCACCAAGACCGCGCTCGCGGCCAATGTCGGCAACATACCGATCGGGGTGCCGCGGGTGCAGCTCAACCTCGGCGCCGAGTGGGATCTGCCGGGCGTGCCGGGCCTCACCCTGACCGGCGCCGTCATCTATACCGGTCGCCAGTTCGTCGATACCGGGAACACCCAGGCGCTGCCGGACTGGGCGCGCCTCGATCTCGGCCTGCGCTACGCGACGGTGATCGAGGGCCGCAAGACGACCTTCCGGGCCAACGTGCTCAACGTCACCGGGACCAATTACTGGGCCGGCGTGGCCTCGTTCGGCACGTTCTTCCAGGGCGCCCCGCGCACTTACCTCCTGTCGATGTCGGTCGACCTGTGA
- the repA gene encoding plasmid partitioning protein RepA gives MNQHVPPSGPGEPPSNQIAGHDARILGAKLREIASVVFSPSEAKTLRRFTSGEVARILGVTDSRIRQLSPDLLASPPEVAPGGRRLYTLADIHALRAHLDEIDRVGRRYRPHRDPAKGEHLQVIACVNFKGGSGKTTTSAHLAQSLVLRGYRVLAIDLDPQASLSTLLGVRPENEREPYPTIYDAIRYGEQRRPLAEVIRHTYFTGLDLVAADLELEVFEFEAPMQSARRKANDPEPPFFARMGLALNEVADHYDVVVIDCPPRLGYLTIAALCAATALLITIHPQMLDVSSMRQFLTMMDEIMEPVREQGAVPTHDWFRYLVTRFEPQDTPQTEVVAMLRGLFGERVLTKAMLQSAAVSNSGLRGQTVYETPLRRDEVTGSTYRRALDALDAVNGEIEGLIARAWGRA, from the coding sequence ATGAACCAGCACGTCCCGCCCAGCGGGCCCGGAGAGCCCCCCTCGAACCAGATCGCGGGCCACGACGCCCGGATCCTGGGCGCCAAGCTGCGCGAGATCGCCTCCGTGGTGTTCTCGCCCTCGGAGGCCAAGACCCTGCGCCGCTTCACATCCGGCGAGGTCGCCCGCATCCTCGGCGTGACCGACAGTCGGATCCGGCAGCTCTCCCCCGACCTCCTGGCCTCCCCGCCCGAGGTCGCGCCGGGCGGCCGCCGCCTCTACACCCTGGCGGATATCCACGCCCTGCGCGCCCATCTCGACGAGATCGACCGGGTCGGTCGCCGCTACCGGCCGCACCGGGATCCGGCCAAGGGCGAGCACCTCCAGGTCATCGCCTGCGTCAACTTCAAGGGCGGCTCGGGCAAGACCACGACCTCGGCCCATCTCGCCCAGTCCCTGGTGCTGCGCGGCTACCGGGTGCTCGCCATCGATCTCGATCCCCAGGCCAGCCTGTCGACGCTGCTCGGCGTCCGGCCCGAGAACGAGCGCGAGCCCTACCCCACCATCTACGACGCGATCCGCTACGGCGAGCAGCGGCGCCCGCTCGCCGAGGTGATCCGCCACACCTACTTCACCGGCCTCGACCTGGTGGCGGCCGACCTGGAGCTCGAGGTCTTCGAGTTCGAGGCGCCGATGCAGTCGGCGCGGCGGAAAGCCAACGATCCCGAGCCGCCGTTCTTCGCCCGGATGGGGCTGGCCCTGAACGAGGTGGCGGATCACTACGACGTCGTGGTGATCGATTGCCCGCCGCGGCTCGGCTACCTCACCATCGCGGCTTTGTGCGCGGCGACCGCGCTCCTTATCACCATCCATCCGCAGATGCTCGACGTCTCGAGCATGCGCCAGTTCCTCACCATGATGGACGAGATCATGGAGCCGGTGCGCGAGCAGGGCGCGGTCCCGACCCATGACTGGTTCCGCTACCTCGTCACCCGCTTCGAGCCGCAGGACACGCCGCAGACCGAGGTGGTGGCGATGCTGCGCGGCCTGTTCGGCGAGCGCGTCCTGACCAAGGCGATGCTGCAATCGGCCGCCGTCTCGAATTCCGGCCTGCGCGGGCAGACCGTCTACGAGACGCCGTTGCGCCGCGACGAGGTCACGGGATCGACCTATCGCCGGGCGCTCGACGCGCTCGATGCCGTCAACGGCGAGATCGAAGGGCTGATCGCCCGCGCCTGGGGGCGGGCATGA
- the repB gene encoding plasmid partitioning protein RepB, whose translation MNQKKRLSAIMGTPVQADAQPQPSPGIPTAYTPVAGATPPPPTPEKRPTPARSMAAMWAASRPGPAETDGAVIELDPALCLPSAIADRVPDATDAAFDAFVAQIREEGQHTPILVRRHPRKDGHYEIAYGRRRTRAAKALARPVRAVLRDLSDAELVVAQGSENLAREDLSYIERAHFARNMEQAGIAREVILKAMGAHRPDLANYLAVAEAIPAPVLAAIGPAPKIGRPRWLTLADRIKAAPPERIEAALASSDLAGKTSDERFAVILSALAAPAPRKAKPRAETVKDAKGVKFARIERSSDGMRVTLEEKAEPGFADYLAERLPELLATYRQGRG comes from the coding sequence ATGAACCAGAAGAAGCGTCTCAGCGCCATCATGGGCACGCCGGTCCAGGCGGATGCCCAGCCACAGCCCTCGCCTGGAATTCCAACGGCTTACACCCCTGTAGCAGGTGCTACGCCACCCCCGCCCACCCCGGAGAAGCGCCCGACCCCGGCACGCTCGATGGCGGCGATGTGGGCGGCATCCCGGCCCGGCCCGGCGGAGACCGACGGCGCGGTGATCGAGCTCGACCCCGCCCTCTGCCTGCCCTCGGCGATCGCCGACCGGGTGCCCGACGCGACGGATGCCGCCTTCGACGCCTTCGTCGCGCAGATCCGCGAGGAGGGCCAGCATACGCCGATCCTGGTCCGGCGCCATCCCCGGAAGGACGGCCATTACGAGATCGCCTATGGGCGGCGCCGGACGCGGGCGGCGAAGGCGCTGGCCAGGCCCGTGCGCGCCGTCCTGCGCGATCTCAGCGACGCCGAGCTGGTGGTCGCGCAGGGCTCGGAGAACCTCGCCCGCGAGGATCTGAGCTACATCGAGCGGGCGCATTTCGCCCGCAACATGGAGCAGGCGGGGATCGCCCGCGAGGTGATCCTGAAGGCCATGGGCGCGCATCGGCCGGATCTGGCGAACTATCTGGCGGTCGCCGAGGCGATCCCCGCACCCGTGCTCGCCGCCATCGGCCCGGCGCCGAAGATCGGCCGTCCGCGCTGGCTCACTCTCGCCGACCGGATCAAGGCGGCGCCGCCGGAGCGGATCGAGGCCGCGCTCGCCTCGTCCGACCTCGCGGGCAAGACCTCGGACGAGCGCTTCGCCGTGATCCTCTCCGCGCTCGCCGCGCCGGCGCCCCGCAAGGCCAAGCCCCGGGCCGAGACCGTGAAGGACGCCAAGGGCGTGAAGTTCGCCCGGATCGAGCGCAGCTCCGACGGCATGCGGGTGACGCTGGAGGAGAAGGCGGAGCCGGGCTTCGCCGACTACCTCGCCGAGCGGTTGCCGGAATTGCTGGCGACCTATCGGCAGGGGCGGGGGTGA
- a CDS encoding S-(hydroxymethyl)glutathione dehydrogenase/class III alcohol dehydrogenase: MKTRAAVAWEAKKPLTIETIDLEGPKPGEVLVEVMATGICHTDAYTLSGLDSEGKFPAILGHEGAGIVREVGAGVTTLKVGDHVIPLYTPECRNCKSCLSQRTNLCTAIRSTQGQGVMPDGTSRFRCDSTGGSPGANTVYHYMGCSTFSNFTVLPEIALAKVREDAPFDKICYIGCGVTTGLGAVIYTAKVWPGANVVVFGLGGIGLNVIQGARMVGADKIIGVDINPDKRAMAEKFGMTHFINPNEVGTDKVVQAILDVTGGGADFSFDCTGNVNVMRQALECCHRGWGESIVIGVAEAGREISTRPFQLVTGRVWKGSAFGGARGRTDVPKIVDWYMEGKINIDDLITHTMPLEDINHGFDLMHEGKSIRSVVVF, from the coding sequence ATGAAGACGCGCGCCGCCGTTGCCTGGGAAGCCAAGAAGCCCCTCACCATCGAGACCATCGACCTCGAAGGCCCGAAGCCCGGCGAGGTCCTGGTCGAGGTGATGGCCACCGGCATCTGCCACACCGACGCCTACACCCTGTCGGGCCTCGATTCCGAGGGCAAGTTCCCGGCGATCCTCGGCCACGAGGGTGCCGGCATCGTGCGCGAGGTCGGGGCCGGCGTGACGACCCTGAAGGTCGGCGACCACGTCATCCCGCTCTACACGCCGGAATGCCGCAACTGTAAGTCCTGCCTGTCGCAGCGCACCAACCTCTGCACGGCGATCCGCTCGACCCAAGGCCAGGGCGTGATGCCGGACGGCACCAGCCGGTTCCGCTGCGACTCCACCGGCGGCAGCCCAGGCGCCAACACCGTGTATCACTACATGGGCTGCTCGACCTTCTCGAACTTCACCGTGCTGCCGGAGATCGCGCTCGCCAAGGTGCGCGAGGACGCCCCCTTCGACAAGATCTGCTACATCGGCTGCGGCGTCACCACCGGCCTCGGCGCGGTGATCTACACCGCCAAGGTGTGGCCGGGCGCCAACGTGGTGGTGTTCGGCCTCGGTGGCATCGGCCTCAACGTGATCCAGGGCGCCCGCATGGTCGGCGCCGACAAGATCATCGGCGTCGACATCAACCCCGACAAGCGGGCGATGGCCGAGAAGTTCGGCATGACCCACTTCATCAACCCGAACGAGGTCGGCACCGACAAGGTCGTGCAGGCGATCCTCGACGTGACGGGCGGCGGCGCCGACTTCTCGTTCGACTGCACCGGCAACGTCAACGTGATGCGCCAGGCGCTCGAGTGCTGCCACCGCGGCTGGGGCGAGTCGATCGTCATCGGCGTGGCCGAGGCCGGCCGCGAGATCTCGACCCGTCCGTTCCAGCTCGTCACCGGCCGCGTCTGGAAGGGCTCGGCCTTCGGCGGCGCCCGCGGCCGCACCGACGTGCCGAAGATCGTCGACTGGTACATGGAGGGCAA